One genomic window of Gimesia chilikensis includes the following:
- a CDS encoding alpha-amylase/4-alpha-glucanotransferase domain-containing protein: MGCRLRLVLVIHNHQPVGNFEGVFEESYQNSYQPFLDVLSEYPDIPFSLHTSGSLMEWMVEAHPEYIDRVRGLAESGQVEILGGPFYEPILAGIPKSDRIGQIKAYTEYLKKLFGTPIRGMWVPERVWEQAFVSDLVDAGMEFTLLDDSHFSAAGVRAEKMHGYYLSEDEGRLLKIFPDNETLRYQIPFTDPVETIHYLKQIADHHPHSVVVFGDDGEKFGAWPGTYDHVYRDGWLRRFLDLLRQNSDWLKVTTLGESVDTVSPMGSCYLPDASYREMNEWALSSERQLELSHLKDKFSEDEEFDRLKPYLRGGFWRNFRVKYSELNEMYSRMLLVSSRLQSLEATGVDAEDLPILHEARTELYRAQCNCPYWHGAFGGLYLPHLRNAIFKHLISADSLLEKINHRDNNWLEVEAADFNLDARKEIRLASHRLVSFLSPAHGGHLYELDIRGAKHNLLATLCRRPEPYHDIIRKAAQEQAQGGQNGDDIGKIHNAVRFKQPGLEQKLQYDNTPRKSLMDHFYQPGVDLDTVINGGGELGDFVEGVYLSSVRRTDDECDVRMSRKGHVGPYEVEVTKTVSLSKSAAGTLVVQYELSNLPTEVPLHFGVEFNFAGMAAGASDRYYYNHLGKQLGQLESKLDLEKLDRIGLVDEWLGLDAALDLSTPASIWTFPIETISQSEGGYELVHQSSVVIPHWEFVADDEGRWSVTITLSLDTSAAQAKALSEAAASGA, from the coding sequence ATGGGCTGTCGACTTCGGCTCGTATTAGTCATTCACAACCATCAGCCAGTCGGGAATTTTGAAGGCGTTTTTGAAGAATCCTATCAAAACAGCTATCAGCCATTTCTCGATGTCTTGTCAGAATACCCGGATATCCCCTTTTCACTGCATACCTCAGGCAGCCTGATGGAATGGATGGTGGAAGCCCATCCGGAATACATCGATCGCGTCCGCGGTCTGGCAGAATCCGGGCAGGTGGAAATTCTGGGGGGTCCCTTTTACGAGCCCATCCTCGCCGGGATTCCCAAGTCTGACCGTATCGGCCAGATCAAAGCCTACACCGAATACCTCAAAAAGCTCTTCGGGACACCGATTCGCGGCATGTGGGTTCCGGAACGCGTCTGGGAACAGGCCTTCGTGTCTGACCTGGTCGACGCGGGTATGGAATTTACGCTGCTCGACGATTCGCACTTCAGTGCCGCCGGCGTCCGGGCGGAAAAAATGCACGGCTATTACCTGTCGGAAGACGAAGGTCGCCTGCTGAAAATTTTCCCCGACAACGAAACACTCCGCTACCAGATTCCCTTTACCGATCCGGTCGAGACGATTCACTACCTGAAACAGATCGCTGACCATCATCCGCATTCGGTGGTCGTCTTTGGTGACGACGGGGAAAAATTCGGCGCCTGGCCCGGGACCTACGATCACGTCTACCGGGATGGCTGGCTGCGACGTTTCCTCGATCTGCTGCGTCAGAACAGTGACTGGCTCAAAGTGACCACGCTGGGCGAATCGGTCGACACCGTCTCCCCCATGGGCAGTTGTTACCTGCCGGACGCCAGCTATCGGGAAATGAACGAGTGGGCGCTCTCTTCCGAGCGGCAACTCGAACTGTCACACCTCAAAGATAAATTCTCAGAAGACGAAGAATTCGATCGTCTCAAACCGTACCTGCGGGGCGGCTTCTGGCGTAACTTCCGCGTGAAGTATTCAGAGCTCAACGAAATGTATTCGCGGATGCTGCTGGTCAGCAGTCGTCTGCAGAGTCTGGAAGCCACTGGAGTCGACGCAGAGGACCTGCCGATTCTGCATGAAGCCCGGACCGAACTCTACCGCGCTCAATGTAACTGCCCTTACTGGCATGGCGCGTTCGGCGGTCTGTATCTGCCTCACCTGCGAAATGCGATCTTTAAACATCTGATCTCAGCAGACTCGCTGCTGGAAAAGATCAATCACCGAGACAACAACTGGCTGGAAGTTGAAGCAGCCGACTTCAACCTGGATGCCCGTAAAGAAATCCGACTGGCCAGCCATCGCCTGGTGAGCTTCCTCTCACCCGCGCATGGCGGTCATCTGTATGAACTGGATATCCGCGGCGCGAAACACAACCTGCTGGCCACACTCTGTCGGCGTCCCGAGCCTTACCACGACATCATCCGCAAAGCGGCTCAGGAACAGGCACAGGGCGGTCAGAATGGTGACGACATCGGCAAGATCCATAACGCCGTCCGCTTCAAACAGCCGGGGCTCGAACAGAAACTGCAGTACGACAATACGCCCCGCAAGTCGCTGATGGATCACTTCTATCAGCCCGGCGTAGATCTCGATACCGTGATCAATGGTGGCGGAGAACTGGGCGACTTCGTCGAAGGCGTCTACCTGAGTTCGGTACGCCGCACGGATGACGAATGCGATGTCCGTATGAGCCGAAAAGGGCACGTGGGACCGTATGAAGTCGAAGTCACCAAGACCGTCTCCTTAAGCAAGTCTGCAGCCGGAACACTGGTCGTCCAGTATGAACTGTCGAACCTGCCTACAGAAGTACCTCTGCATTTCGGCGTCGAATTCAACTTCGCCGGCATGGCTGCAGGCGCCAGTGACCGTTACTACTACAACCACCTGGGCAAGCAGCTCGGACAGTTGGAATCAAAGCTCGACCTCGAGAAGCTTGATCGTATCGGTCTGGTCGACGAATGGCTCGGATTGGATGCGGCTCTCGATTTATCAACGCCTGCCAGCATCTGGACCTTCCCCATCGAAACGATCAGCCAGTCCGAAGGGGGCTACGAACTCGTCCATCAGAGTTCGGTCGTCATCCCTCACTGGGAGTTTGTTGCCGACGATGAAGGACGCTGGTCGGTCACGATCACACTCTCACTGGATACGTCCGCTGCACAGGCCAAGGCACTCAGCGAAGCAGCCGCTTCCGGCGCCTGA
- a CDS encoding DUF1549 domain-containing protein: MMSFSIKRTAQLVSFLLLTLSVPLCHSSTFAATKKQERVSESELAAKVDALIEGELKKAGITPAPLASDEDFLRRVTFDLAGRMPTTSEVLLFGLDSTPDKRRAVIEELLKSHDYGVNWARYWRDVIYLRATDMRARLNEAQFVDWMTTQLNENKSWQEITTDLLTASGDVRENGSTALIFAHEGDPAELAAETSRIFLGIQIQCANCHDHPTDKWKRKDFHELAAFFPRVRVRPVRDSTPRTFEVVSMNQGNEFARRVQMLKNPEFLFRSYDRNRDGKLTQQEVQRTRMARGFEQLVSRADTDGDKALSAEELKSMPLPENTQRFMSEYYMPDLNDPTSMGQVIQPVLFVGTKAPEGLDDLERREVLSKFLTSQANPWFSRAIVNRMWSEMLGEGFYMPIDDIGPERSAVYPEVLAALAQGFTASGYDLKWLCRTITNTRAYQRKMQKRSEGQLQTPFAAQLPTRLRGDQIFTAITQVFGVDDLQADRSTGNRRYQRSRSARGQFSSLFTFDPSTSQDEITGDVPQALFMMNSEALNGMLGTNRSTKLAQIARDYPENKAAIQELYLLTLSREPSTKELEICEDYFQQAERRETALEDLMWSLLNSSEFITKR, encoded by the coding sequence ATGATGAGTTTTTCCATCAAACGCACGGCACAACTTGTGAGTTTTCTCCTACTTACATTGTCGGTCCCATTATGCCACTCTTCGACTTTCGCAGCAACAAAGAAGCAGGAGCGGGTCTCCGAATCGGAGCTGGCTGCCAAGGTTGACGCGCTGATCGAAGGGGAACTGAAGAAAGCAGGAATCACCCCGGCCCCCCTGGCCAGCGATGAAGATTTCCTCCGTCGGGTCACTTTTGACCTGGCCGGCAGAATGCCCACGACTTCCGAAGTGCTGCTGTTCGGCCTGGACTCGACTCCCGACAAACGCCGGGCCGTGATTGAGGAACTGCTCAAGTCGCATGATTACGGGGTGAACTGGGCCCGCTACTGGCGGGATGTGATTTATCTCCGCGCCACTGACATGCGGGCTCGGCTGAACGAAGCCCAGTTTGTCGACTGGATGACCACACAGCTGAACGAGAACAAGAGCTGGCAGGAAATCACGACTGATCTACTGACGGCCTCTGGTGACGTACGGGAAAACGGGAGCACGGCGTTGATCTTCGCGCATGAAGGGGATCCGGCTGAACTCGCTGCAGAAACATCGCGTATTTTTCTGGGAATCCAGATTCAATGTGCCAACTGTCACGATCACCCGACCGACAAATGGAAGCGGAAAGACTTCCACGAACTGGCGGCCTTCTTCCCCCGCGTGCGTGTGCGTCCCGTACGGGATTCGACACCACGTACCTTCGAAGTGGTATCCATGAACCAGGGCAACGAGTTTGCCCGCCGGGTACAGATGCTGAAAAATCCCGAGTTCCTGTTCCGCTCTTACGACCGCAATCGTGATGGCAAGCTGACCCAGCAGGAAGTGCAGCGAACCCGGATGGCGCGCGGCTTCGAACAACTGGTCTCCCGCGCTGACACAGACGGCGATAAAGCACTGTCTGCGGAGGAACTGAAGAGTATGCCTCTGCCGGAAAACACGCAGCGGTTCATGAGTGAATATTATATGCCCGATCTGAACGATCCGACCTCGATGGGTCAGGTGATCCAGCCGGTCCTGTTCGTAGGCACCAAAGCCCCTGAAGGCCTGGATGACCTGGAACGTCGCGAAGTGCTCTCAAAGTTTTTAACCTCGCAGGCGAACCCCTGGTTCTCGCGAGCCATCGTGAACCGGATGTGGTCGGAGATGCTGGGTGAAGGCTTTTACATGCCCATCGATGATATTGGTCCCGAGCGGAGTGCCGTCTATCCCGAAGTACTCGCTGCCCTGGCCCAGGGCTTTACCGCCAGCGGCTATGATCTGAAGTGGCTCTGTCGGACGATTACCAATACCCGGGCGTACCAGCGGAAAATGCAGAAGCGGTCTGAAGGACAGTTACAGACGCCCTTCGCGGCGCAGCTTCCGACTCGCCTGCGAGGCGATCAGATTTTCACAGCCATCACGCAGGTGTTTGGCGTGGATGATCTGCAGGCCGATCGCAGTACCGGCAACCGACGCTACCAGCGCAGCCGCTCGGCCCGGGGACAGTTCAGCAGCCTGTTTACATTCGATCCATCCACTTCACAGGATGAGATCACCGGCGATGTTCCACAGGCACTGTTTATGATGAATTCGGAAGCCCTCAACGGCATGTTGGGAACGAATCGATCGACGAAACTGGCCCAGATTGCCCGCGACTATCCCGAGAATAAAGCGGCAATCCAGGAACTGTATCTGCTCACACTCTCACGAGAGCCGAGTACAAAAGAACTGGAGATCTGCGAGGACTACTTCCAGCAGGCCGAACGGCGTGAGACTGCCCTCGAAGACCTGATGTGGAGTCTGCTCAACTCGAGTGAGTTTATCACCAAACGTTGA
- a CDS encoding galactose-1-phosphate uridylyltransferase, which translates to MSEIRTDPLTGLTTIFAPERAKRPIAIKSSQGDEDQSAEQIASDPFAEGKEDETEPELFAVRAPGSKPNGPGWSLRVVDNKYPALTPVSTPGSEHDSFGVHEVIVECPHYETHISRLDLASFQNMFHAYRARLRVHRQNPRLQYAIIFKNQGVLGGASLGHAHSQLMVSHVIPEALHREVETAQQYQAEQGTSLFEQLASEPVLVTEHFDLICPYASRFAFETWLIPRSRGTHYDHSRDEELDDLAAITRRLLKALETILGSHDLNFVIQTPPFPTGDDAGYTWTLRIYPRLAHLAGFELASQMYVNPVFPEQARELLQQELAKEQS; encoded by the coding sequence ATGTCTGAAATTCGTACCGATCCGCTGACCGGGTTGACGACCATCTTTGCGCCGGAACGGGCCAAACGTCCGATCGCCATCAAGAGCAGTCAGGGCGATGAGGACCAGAGTGCAGAGCAGATCGCCTCCGATCCCTTCGCTGAGGGGAAGGAAGACGAGACCGAGCCTGAACTGTTTGCTGTCCGCGCACCCGGATCCAAACCCAACGGGCCCGGCTGGAGCCTGCGGGTAGTAGATAACAAATATCCTGCTCTCACACCCGTCTCGACACCCGGTTCCGAACACGATTCGTTCGGCGTGCACGAAGTCATTGTGGAATGTCCGCACTATGAAACGCACATTTCCCGGCTGGACCTCGCCAGCTTCCAGAACATGTTCCACGCCTATCGTGCCCGATTGCGCGTGCATCGACAGAACCCCCGGTTGCAGTATGCAATCATCTTCAAAAATCAGGGAGTCCTCGGAGGCGCCTCACTTGGCCACGCCCATTCTCAGCTGATGGTCAGTCACGTGATTCCCGAGGCACTGCACAGAGAGGTTGAAACCGCACAACAGTATCAGGCAGAGCAGGGGACCTCGTTGTTCGAGCAACTGGCTTCCGAACCGGTTCTGGTGACCGAACACTTCGATCTGATCTGCCCCTACGCCAGTCGGTTCGCTTTTGAAACCTGGCTGATTCCCCGTTCCCGCGGTACTCACTACGACCACTCCCGTGATGAGGAACTCGACGACCTGGCAGCAATCACCCGACGTCTGCTCAAGGCACTGGAGACGATTCTGGGCAGCCACGATCTGAACTTTGTCATTCAGACGCCCCCGTTTCCGACGGGAGACGACGCCGGGTACACCTGGACGCTGCGCATTTATCCCCGGCTGGCCCATCTGGCGGGTTTCGAACTCGCCTCCCAGATGTACGTTAATCCGGTCTTCCCCGAGCAGGCGCGGGAGCTGCTCCAGCAGGAACTTGCGAAAGAGCAGTCTTAA
- a CDS encoding GntP family permease, which produces MELSAWVIVIILAGVTIVVGGVLFFRLHAFLALLAGAICVGVLTPAQQIEETALRKNKFKILEVTPDNQKIVIEIEKAGMLQPGMLLMIMGGEQPGFPLIPIAETEVARVTSQFTKDSQRMIIADLKVRDDSASREIRLDDFAITPANYKAAIKAGQQSVGERVAAGFGSTCAKIGILIALAAIIGMCLLESGAAERIVRSAINFVGEKLAPVAFMASGFLLAIPVFFDTVFYLLIPLGKAMRFRTGKNYLLYVLAIVTGGTMAHSLVPPTPGPLFVAEQLGVDIATMIMGGMIVGSIAAIFGLAYATLINKHCELPFRDSADVTQADLERLSNSQLEDLPSLWLSLAPILLPVIMIAGSTLLKFKSISDQISPEVQDLIMTLGNKNIALGIAAVIALATLVRQKKSSLGELSESIQASLSTGGVIILITAAGGAFGGVLQQTGVSFLIESLPDVSPLMLVTLAFLITTAIRTAQGSSTVAMITTVGILGGIAESATLGFHPVYLALAIGCGSKPLSWMNDSGFWVIGKMSGMTEGETLKFITPMTALMGVVGFIVVLLGVSFFPMA; this is translated from the coding sequence ATGGAACTAAGCGCTTGGGTGATCGTGATTATTTTAGCCGGGGTGACCATCGTCGTCGGTGGCGTCCTGTTTTTTCGTCTGCATGCCTTCCTCGCATTGCTGGCAGGAGCCATTTGTGTAGGTGTCTTGACGCCCGCTCAGCAGATCGAGGAGACAGCCCTCCGGAAAAACAAGTTTAAAATCCTCGAAGTCACTCCCGATAATCAGAAGATTGTCATCGAGATCGAAAAGGCCGGGATGCTGCAGCCCGGCATGTTGCTGATGATCATGGGGGGCGAGCAGCCCGGGTTTCCGCTGATCCCGATTGCCGAGACGGAAGTGGCCCGGGTGACCTCCCAGTTTACTAAAGACAGCCAGCGGATGATCATCGCCGACCTCAAGGTGCGGGATGACAGCGCGAGCCGCGAGATTCGCCTCGACGATTTTGCCATCACCCCCGCCAACTACAAGGCGGCCATCAAAGCGGGACAGCAGTCGGTCGGCGAACGGGTGGCCGCGGGATTCGGATCAACGTGTGCCAAGATCGGCATCCTGATAGCATTAGCCGCCATCATCGGCATGTGCCTGCTCGAAAGCGGTGCCGCCGAGAGAATTGTCCGCTCAGCCATTAATTTTGTGGGCGAGAAGCTGGCCCCCGTCGCTTTCATGGCCAGTGGATTTCTGCTGGCGATTCCCGTCTTCTTCGACACGGTGTTCTACCTGTTGATTCCCCTCGGCAAAGCGATGCGATTCCGCACCGGCAAAAACTATCTGCTCTACGTGCTGGCGATTGTGACCGGGGGCACGATGGCACACTCCCTGGTGCCGCCCACTCCCGGACCGTTGTTTGTAGCGGAGCAGCTGGGGGTCGACATCGCCACCATGATCATGGGCGGCATGATTGTCGGCAGTATCGCAGCCATCTTCGGTCTGGCTTATGCCACCCTGATCAACAAGCACTGTGAACTCCCCTTTCGCGATTCCGCCGACGTCACGCAGGCCGACCTCGAAAGACTTTCCAACAGCCAGCTCGAAGATCTCCCCTCACTCTGGCTGTCGCTGGCACCCATCCTGCTGCCGGTGATTATGATTGCCGGGTCCACACTGCTGAAGTTCAAGTCCATCAGCGACCAGATCTCTCCCGAGGTTCAGGATCTGATCATGACGCTGGGAAATAAAAATATCGCACTGGGTATTGCTGCCGTGATCGCCCTGGCAACGCTGGTGCGACAGAAAAAATCTTCGCTGGGCGAACTTTCCGAATCGATTCAGGCCTCCCTCTCCACCGGAGGCGTGATTATTCTGATCACCGCTGCCGGCGGAGCCTTCGGGGGTGTCCTGCAGCAGACAGGTGTCAGCTTTCTGATTGAATCACTGCCCGATGTCTCTCCCCTGATGCTGGTCACACTGGCCTTTCTGATCACGACGGCCATTCGCACTGCCCAGGGATCGTCGACCGTAGCTATGATTACCACCGTGGGGATTCTGGGCGGGATTGCGGAGTCCGCAACGCTCGGTTTTCATCCGGTTTATCTTGCTCTCGCGATTGGCTGCGGTTCCAAGCCTCTTTCCTGGATGAACGACAGCGGTTTCTGGGTCATCGGTAAAATGAGTGGCATGACCGAGGGGGAGACACTGAAATTCATTACCCCCATGACGGCCCTGATGGGCGTGGTCGGATTCATCGTCGTTCTGCTGGGAGTCTCATTCTTCCCCATGGCCTGA
- a CDS encoding CDP-alcohol phosphatidyltransferase family protein, translated as MNDTGTRRPLKVREVKFVVAFARYLSGKQITPNQISVISILFAALAAASFICFALYAHWWLLILAGLMIQCRLLCNLFDGMVAVEGGKKTNSGELFNDIPDRIADPLILVSAGYAVHMVAYGAELGWCAGLLAVMTAYIRTLSASIGAPVDFKGPMAKQHRMAVLTIACVLTAIETLVWHTDYCLLIALIVIILGAVVTCIRRAVSAYRFLEA; from the coding sequence ATGAATGACACCGGCACCAGACGACCGCTCAAGGTTCGCGAAGTGAAATTCGTTGTTGCGTTCGCACGTTACCTGAGCGGTAAGCAGATCACCCCCAACCAGATCTCCGTGATCAGCATTCTGTTCGCGGCCCTGGCGGCAGCCAGTTTTATCTGCTTTGCATTATATGCACACTGGTGGCTGTTGATTCTGGCGGGATTGATGATCCAGTGCCGACTGCTGTGTAACCTCTTCGATGGGATGGTCGCCGTTGAGGGGGGTAAGAAAACGAACTCGGGCGAACTGTTCAACGATATTCCGGACCGGATCGCCGACCCGCTGATCCTGGTTTCAGCCGGTTATGCCGTGCATATGGTCGCCTACGGTGCCGAACTGGGTTGGTGTGCAGGTTTGCTGGCGGTGATGACGGCTTACATCCGTACGCTGAGTGCCAGCATCGGGGCGCCCGTCGACTTCAAAGGCCCCATGGCCAAGCAGCATCGCATGGCCGTACTGACGATCGCCTGTGTGTTGACCGCTATTGAAACGCTGGTCTGGCACACGGATTACTGCTTATTGATCGCTTTGATCGTGATCATCCTGGGAGCGGTTGTGACGTGCATCCGCCGCGCCGTTTCTGCCTATCGATTTCTGGAGGCCTGA
- a CDS encoding lysophospholipid acyltransferase family protein: MERVLKILFFALIVRPIVIIILGLNLRGKQNLPVEGPSIVVANHNSHLDALVLMSLYPLSSLHKVRPVAAADYFLKNRYLSWFSKNCLGIIPIQRTGRMRKSELFAGCHEALDRGEILILFPEGSRGNPEELSEIKRGVYHIVHDRSDTRLTPVMMHGLGRALPRGEALLVPFNCDVIIGETIPDAETGEQLVESIKASFLDLQQYCITCRQTR; encoded by the coding sequence ATGGAGCGGGTACTCAAAATCCTGTTTTTTGCGCTCATCGTCAGACCGATCGTGATTATCATTCTCGGACTGAACTTACGAGGTAAGCAGAACCTGCCTGTCGAGGGGCCATCGATTGTCGTCGCCAATCATAACAGTCACCTCGATGCTCTGGTGCTGATGAGCCTGTATCCCCTGTCGAGTCTGCATAAGGTGCGTCCCGTAGCGGCCGCCGATTATTTCCTGAAGAATCGCTATCTCTCCTGGTTTTCCAAAAACTGTCTGGGCATCATTCCCATCCAGCGGACCGGACGCATGCGCAAGAGCGAGCTGTTCGCGGGTTGTCACGAGGCACTGGATCGGGGCGAGATTCTGATCCTGTTTCCGGAAGGCAGTCGCGGTAATCCCGAAGAGTTGAGCGAAATCAAACGGGGCGTCTATCACATCGTGCATGATCGCTCCGATACGAGACTGACACCCGTAATGATGCACGGTCTGGGCCGGGCACTGCCGCGGGGCGAAGCGCTGCTGGTCCCCTTTAACTGCGATGTGATCATTGGAGAAACCATTCCCGATGCAGAGACCGGCGAACAACTGGTCGAGTCGATCAAAGCCTCCTTCCTGGACCTGCAGCAGTATTGCATTACATGCCGACAGACACGATGA
- a CDS encoding DUF1501 domain-containing protein, whose amino-acid sequence MSLYHQQHVQAGRHGFSRRSFLRNVSLGAMAAGTLSFHDLMSVSAEELRKQGRSMILLWMSGGPSQFETFDPKPGTSSAGDKAPIQTAVSGIEISEEWKETAKVMQEIALIRSMTNKEGNHQRATYQMHTGYIPSGSVKHPSLGSNIVREIGNRELEIPSIVSVGATNGAGFLGVDYEPFNVSNPGSIPNNVAATVPDQRYQKRLGLLGRLDTEFASRGGEVVVKNHSKIYNKASAMVLSPQTKVFDLSEEPDTLRRQYGENNFGKGCLLARRLVEAGSTFIEVRSNGWDNHFDISESITQRSQEVDAGMATLISDLKQRGMLDRTLVVWMGEFGRTPKINARNGRDHYPRVFSAALAGGGVKGGQVIGSSTKDGSAVQDRPVTVTDLFCSICQSLNVNPKKENMSPLGRPMKIVDGGEVVQELFS is encoded by the coding sequence ATGAGTCTTTATCATCAACAGCATGTTCAAGCCGGCCGTCATGGATTTTCCCGACGGAGCTTCTTACGCAACGTTTCCCTGGGTGCCATGGCTGCAGGCACGCTCAGTTTTCACGATCTGATGAGCGTCTCCGCGGAAGAGCTCCGCAAACAGGGACGTTCGATGATCCTGCTCTGGATGTCAGGCGGACCCAGCCAGTTTGAAACCTTCGATCCCAAACCGGGAACTTCCAGTGCCGGTGATAAGGCACCGATCCAAACCGCTGTCTCAGGCATAGAGATTTCCGAAGAGTGGAAAGAGACCGCGAAGGTCATGCAGGAGATCGCACTGATTCGCTCGATGACCAACAAAGAAGGGAATCACCAGCGTGCGACCTACCAGATGCACACCGGCTACATTCCTTCCGGCAGTGTCAAGCACCCCAGCCTCGGCTCCAATATTGTGCGCGAGATTGGCAACCGGGAACTGGAGATCCCGTCGATTGTTTCGGTTGGTGCTACCAACGGTGCGGGCTTCCTGGGCGTCGATTATGAACCGTTCAACGTCAGCAATCCGGGGAGCATTCCCAACAACGTGGCTGCCACTGTTCCTGATCAGCGGTATCAGAAACGGTTGGGCCTGCTGGGACGCCTGGATACGGAATTCGCCAGCCGGGGTGGTGAAGTGGTCGTCAAAAACCACAGTAAGATTTATAACAAAGCCTCAGCCATGGTGCTGAGCCCGCAGACCAAAGTCTTCGACCTGAGCGAGGAACCAGATACCCTGCGTCGCCAGTATGGTGAGAACAACTTCGGTAAAGGCTGTCTGCTGGCCCGTCGGCTGGTCGAAGCGGGATCGACATTCATTGAAGTCCGCTCCAACGGCTGGGATAACCACTTCGATATTTCCGAGTCGATTACGCAGCGTTCGCAGGAAGTCGACGCCGGTATGGCGACCCTGATTTCAGATCTGAAACAGCGGGGCATGCTGGATCGCACACTGGTCGTCTGGATGGGTGAATTCGGGCGTACCCCGAAAATCAATGCCCGGAACGGACGCGACCATTATCCGCGTGTCTTCTCAGCCGCCCTGGCGGGGGGGGGCGTCAAAGGGGGACAGGTCATCGGATCTTCCACCAAAGACGGCTCTGCGGTTCAGGATCGTCCGGTCACCGTGACGGACCTGTTCTGTTCGATCTGCCAGTCGCTGAATGTGAATCCGAAGAAGGAAAACATGAGCCCGCTGGGACGTCCGATGAAAATCGTCGACGGCGGCGAAGTGGTTCAGGAACTGTTTTCCTGA
- a CDS encoding phosphatidate cytidylyltransferase, producing MWEIPPHSLYAMLVVFGLLVTATTCRLILKRLKPEKDYTELRQRIQSWWWMIGILFLCLIVSRTTAIILFAFISFLALKEFFSIVPTRQADRRVLFWAYLSIPVQYYLVSIGWYGLFIIFIPVYLFLFLPMRMVLIGETRGFIHSAGIIHWAVMLTVFCLSHIAYLLMLPVKNADAGGMGLVIFLLFMTQFNDVCQFIWGKLLGRHKIIPKVSPNKTWEGFIGGLLTIALVSGFLGPFLTPLNFRFSLLAGLLISVSGFIGDVVISSIKRDLEIKDSGSLIPGHGGILDRCDSLIFTSPLFFHYLYYMSF from the coding sequence ATGTGGGAGATCCCTCCGCATTCTCTGTATGCGATGCTGGTCGTCTTCGGTCTGCTGGTCACGGCTACAACCTGTCGTCTGATCCTGAAGCGACTTAAGCCGGAAAAGGACTATACCGAACTGCGTCAGCGGATCCAGTCCTGGTGGTGGATGATCGGTATTCTGTTTCTCTGCCTGATTGTGAGTCGCACGACGGCCATCATCCTGTTTGCCTTTATCAGCTTCCTGGCACTCAAAGAGTTCTTTTCGATTGTCCCTACAAGGCAGGCGGACCGGCGTGTTCTGTTCTGGGCCTACCTGTCGATTCCCGTGCAATACTACCTGGTCAGCATCGGCTGGTACGGTCTGTTTATTATCTTTATTCCGGTCTACCTGTTCCTGTTTCTCCCGATGCGGATGGTGCTGATTGGAGAGACGCGCGGATTCATTCATTCGGCAGGCATCATTCACTGGGCCGTCATGTTGACTGTCTTCTGTCTGAGTCACATCGCTTACCTGCTGATGCTGCCGGTAAAGAACGCTGACGCCGGTGGCATGGGGCTGGTGATCTTCCTGTTATTCATGACCCAGTTCAATGACGTGTGTCAGTTTATCTGGGGTAAACTGCTGGGACGCCACAAGATCATTCCCAAAGTCAGTCCGAATAAGACCTGGGAAGGGTTCATCGGAGGATTACTGACTATTGCACTGGTCTCCGGTTTTCTGGGACCGTTTCTGACGCCATTGAATTTTCGCTTCAGTCTGCTGGCAGGCCTGCTGATCAGCGTTTCGGGGTTCATCGGCGACGTCGTGATCTCATCAATCAAACGTGACCTGGAGATCAAAGACAGCGGTTCTCTGATTCCCGGGCACGGCGGTATTCTAGACCGCTGCGACAGCCTGATTTTCACATCGCCACTGTTTTTTCATTACCTCTATTACATGAGTTTCTGA